In the genome of Streptomyces sp. Q6, the window GGTTACTTCGAGCCGGGGACGGAAAGCCTCGACAACTTCGCGGAGATCGGAACTGGCTCGTACCGATCGGTGAGTTGCGCCGACGCCCAGGACAGCTGCCGAGAGGGTTTTTCCGGCAGTGCCTCCGCCTGACGCGCGTAGAAAGCGGCGGAACAGTGGTGCGACGCAACAGGCGACGGAGGCGCGCGTGCCGCATACGATGAGCCGCATGGGTGACGTACTGGCCGGATTTCATGCCGCCTGGGAGTTCGAGTCCGACTCCGTGCTCATCCGCTTCGAACGGGGGATCCGCACGCCGAAGCTGCTTCAGGCGCTCGGCGAGCGCCGTGTCCCTCTGGAAGCGATCGCGGCGGTGACTCTGACTCCTGGCAAGCGCGGGACTGTCGTCCTGCATGCCGTTCCCCGACCGGGGGCCGATCCGCTCATGGACGCCGCCGCGGGGCAGCTCAAGGAGGGCTGCGATCCGTACCGGCTCGTCCTGCCCGCGGAGCGGGAGACGCTCGCCGAGTACTACGCGGACGAGCTGCGCGCGCAGCTCGTCGGCGACGAGGACACCCGGTCGGACCGTTATCTCGTAGCCGCGCCGAAGGCACCCCTCCACTTCAAGGCGTACGACGGCAAGGCATCCTTCGACGGCACCTCGGTGTCCTTCCGCTGGTTCTGGACGGGGGCGTCGTCGGCGAAGTGGAAGGCCGGGGACCAGACCTTCTCCGTCGGCGATCTGAGCGGCGTCGAGTGGCGCTCGCCCGAGCTGTTCGAAGGGCATCTGCGGCTGCTGTGCCGTGACGCCTCCGAGCAGCAGCGGGGCCCGGCGGACCAGGACCCGGCGGCGGTCGTCTTCGGGCTCGGCTACGGCCCGGTGCACGAGTCGTTGCCGTTCGCCGCGTCGGTCCTCGCGGCCACGCGGACCGCGGGGGTGCCGGCAGCGGTCGGGCCGGGTCACGTCGATCCGGCGCCGTCCGCCCGTCGGGACCCGGCGGACATCGCCGAGCGCATCCGCCACCTCGGCGAGCTCCACCAGGCCGGTCTGGTCACGGACGCGGAGTTCTCGACGAAGAAGGCCGAACTGCTCGCGGAGCTGTGACTCCGGAGCCGGGCGGGGGGCTTGTGATACCTGGGTATGAGATCCGGGTGAGCACCCCGGTATGACGGCATGGACCGGTGCTTCTGCCTAGGCTGAACCGGCCATGAGCACTGCGCCGAACTCTCCCGACCCGACGCCGCGCCCGCCGGACCACAGTTCCGGTCGCGCGGGCCCTCAGCGTGGGCGCGAGCGTTCGCGCCGAACCGTGCGGGGAGCGGGCGACCGGCTCGCATCGGCGGCGTCGATGCTCACCGCCGCCATCGACGGCGACCGGTCGGAGCCGTTGCTGGCCCGTGCTCCCCGGCGTTGGATGCGGCTCCTGCCCTATGTGATCGCCCTGGGATTCACGGCGGTCCTGATCCCGGTCACGACCCAGGTCCTGACGAACGACTACGGGGTCGGTGGCGGTCTC includes:
- a CDS encoding DUF4429 domain-containing protein is translated as MGDVLAGFHAAWEFESDSVLIRFERGIRTPKLLQALGERRVPLEAIAAVTLTPGKRGTVVLHAVPRPGADPLMDAAAGQLKEGCDPYRLVLPAERETLAEYYADELRAQLVGDEDTRSDRYLVAAPKAPLHFKAYDGKASFDGTSVSFRWFWTGASSAKWKAGDQTFSVGDLSGVEWRSPELFEGHLRLLCRDASEQQRGPADQDPAAVVFGLGYGPVHESLPFAASVLAATRTAGVPAAVGPGHVDPAPSARRDPADIAERIRHLGELHQAGLVTDAEFSTKKAELLAEL